The region TTACTTGATACTATCGGACTTGGGAAGCGCACGGGCGATTTGCGGAGCGCCGGCTGCGCCGGTAGAATTGGCGAAGCGCTACACCGAAGGAGAGCCGCCGTGGAAACCCCTGCCACCACCGCACCATCCACCATCGACCGCCCGCCGCTGGTCAACGGGGCATCGGCGCGCGAGCCGAGCTTCGCCTACACCGACCTGCGCGGCATCGGCAGGGTCGACATCGACGACCTGCTCGACTACGTGCACGACAGCGCGCGCGAGTTTCCGAGTTACCTGCGGCTGTACGAGAAGTACCTCAAGCAGCGCTGGGACGTGACCGAGCTCGACTTTGCCACCGACGCGCGCGACTGGAACGAGCGCATGTCGGCGGAGGAGCGGGACACGTTCTTGAAGATGGCATCCGGGTTCCACCACGGCGAGCGGCAGGTCACGGTGTGCCTCGGACCGCTGTTCATGGGCATTCCCGAGGACTACCGGATCTTCCTGTCCAGCCACCTGGAGGACGAGGCGCGCCACACCATCTTCTTCGACCGCTTTTACCGCGAGGTGGTGGGCATGCCGGGCGACACCATCATGGACCTGCTCGACGAGTCCTACCCGTTCGTCGGCGACGGCTTCACGGGGCCGTTCGGGCTGCTCGCCTACCTCACCGACGACCTGCGCCGCAACCCGTACGACAGGCATCTGCTGATGCAGTACGCGGTGACCTACATGCTGTGGATCGAGGGCGTGCTGGCGCTGTCGTCGATGAAGGTCACGCTCGGGTTCGCGCGCGACCGCAAGGTGCTGCCCGCCTACTACGCCGGCTTCACCGCCACCTGCCGCGACGAGGCGCGCCACGTGCAGGCCGGCCTGCGCTTCATCCGCGAGCTGCTGAACGACGATCCGGGGCTGGTGCGCGACCTGCACGAGACCATGCGCACCCTGCTGACGTTCGCCAACACCGGCAGCATGCGCGTGGACCTCGGCGTGCTCGGCTGGTCGGCGGAGCGCGAGAAGGCGTTGCGCGGCCGCCAGCTCCGCAAGAAGCTCAATCTGGTCGGGGTCGCCCTGCCCGCCGACGTCGAGGAGATGATCGACGAGATGGACCCGGTGATGGCCGGCGGCTGATGGCCGCGATCCCGTTCTTCTCCGCCGACTGGGCGCAGGCGGCGCGCACCGAGATCAACCAAGGCCCCGATCCGGCCACCGTGGAGCGCAAGGTGGAGGGATTCTGGAACTGGATCGAGCGGGCGCGGGCCAACGTCAACTGCACGCTCGGCCTGGCGGTGCGCGACCTGCCCGGCGGCAGCCCGGACACCATCGTGCTGGAGCTTGAGGGCGGCGCATGCACCGGCGCCCGCCTGACCACTCGCGCGGAGGCGGAACCGCGCTGCACCTACTTGCTGGCCGCCGATTGCGCCGCCTGGCGCGAGGTGATGAACGGCTACGACATGGGCCGCTCGATCATGTACCGCAAGCTGCTCCTGGAGCGGGGCGACGTGCTGGTGTTCTTCCGCACCGTCTACTACTGGACCGAGACCCTCGCCTGCCTGCAACGCATCCCCACCGCCTTCCCCCTCGCCGCGGCGCGCTGAACCGGTTACAGCCGTACTTGTCCGGGCCAATTGCCACCCTGAGGGCGAATAGAATATATTCGCTCCATGTCATCCACGACTGTCCACTTTCCGCCGCAACTGCTGGAACAGATCGACACGGTAGCGCGACGCCAAGGAGTGAGCCGCAACCGATTCGTGATGCGAGCCTGCCAGGACTCCCTGGCCAAGGACGCCGGCGAGTGGCCGGAGCAGTTCTTTCACCTCGACCTGGACCAGGAGGAACTGGCAGCGCTGCGCGAAGCCGGTCACGAGATGGAACAAGGCATACGGGCCGTCCGCCGCAGTCGAGGAGCGCCGCTGTTGTGATCAGCGTGCTCGACACGACGGCGTTCTCCGCGGCCATGCGGCATGAGCCGGAGATCGTCTCCTTCCTCGGCGAGCGTCCGCCGGGAGCGTTCGCGGTCGTTCCACCGGTGGTCGCAGAGATAGAATATGGACTGCGCCGGCTGGATCGTGCATCGCACCGCCTACGCCTGCTCACCACGCAGAAAGAACGGCTGTTGTCCGCGATCCCTCTGCTGGACTGGATTCCGGCAGCCTCGGTGCAGTTCGGCGCCATCAAGGCGGGCCTGGAGGCGGCGGGCATGATCATCGAAGACTTCGACATCGCAGTGGCGGCGATCGCCCGCGTCCACGGCGCGGAAGTGATCACCGCCAACCTCACCCACTTCACCCGGATCGCCGGCCTCTCCTGCCGCCACTGGCGGTGAACGACAACGCACAGAGAAGACCTGCCCGGTTACTTGTACAAGTCACTCGTTTGCAGTAGGATTCGCAAAGATACTGGCAGGAGGGAGAAGACAATGCGAACGGTGACGTTCACCGATGCCAGGAACGGCTTGAAGTCGGTCCTCGACGGCGTGGCAGACGATGCCGACGTCGCCATTATCACGCGCAGGGACGCCGAGGACGCGGTCGTGATGTCGCTGGACTACTATCACAGTCTGATGGAGACGGTACACCTGCTGAAGTCTCCGGCCAACGCCGCCCATCTCGCCGAATCAATCGCTCAATTCCGCGCCGGCGAGGCGTTCGAACGGGATACGGTCACCGAGCAGCAGTGACCCGCAATCTGGCCTGGACCCCGGCCGCATGGGCCGACTACGTCCGGTGGCAGGGACAGGACAGGAAGACGCTGCGGCGAATAAACCGGCTGATCGCCGATACCGTCCGCTCCCCATTCCAGGGAATCGGCAAGCCCGAGGCCCTGAAGGAGACCCTGGCCGGGTTCTGGTCAAGGCGCATCGACGAGACCAACCGCCTGGTCTATGCCGTCGACGACAGCCACGTCACCATCATCTCGTGCCGCTACCA is a window of Spirochaetaceae bacterium DNA encoding:
- a CDS encoding type II toxin-antitoxin system VapC family toxin; translated protein: MISVLDTTAFSAAMRHEPEIVSFLGERPPGAFAVVPPVVAEIEYGLRRLDRASHRLRLLTTQKERLLSAIPLLDWIPAASVQFGAIKAGLEAAGMIIEDFDIAVAAIARVHGAEVITANLTHFTRIAGLSCRHWR
- a CDS encoding type II toxin-antitoxin system prevent-host-death family antitoxin translates to MRTVTFTDARNGLKSVLDGVADDADVAIITRRDAEDAVVMSLDYYHSLMETVHLLKSPANAAHLAESIAQFRAGEAFERDTVTEQQ
- a CDS encoding Txe/YoeB family addiction module toxin; protein product: MTRNLAWTPAAWADYVRWQGQDRKTLRRINRLIADTVRSPFQGIGKPEALKETLAGFWSRRIDETNRLVYAVDDSHVTIISCRYHYQR